The following are from one region of the Quercus robur chromosome 1, dhQueRobu3.1, whole genome shotgun sequence genome:
- the LOC126692000 gene encoding uncharacterized protein LOC126692000 isoform X2 produces MADPSAAEGLKLSWTAPLEKQFIDFLLEEKAKGNIPNGKMKKKRWPFVTDVFIQRTGKHCRQEQITEKFKRLKQKYRAFSLLIGRFGMECDLVTNTVTGSEAAWSEAVALNPRCKGFYKKGLDHYELLRQLFHTGMATGFLQTSSVQGVHVSVEPYSSDDVVKLPPPDMGQCSNPKGKQPAHPDTSTGKKRKAGSFDRATNAIVETEMSRISRDKDSESRKTIDSAQVLDPLSMVMATEIVNSMFDSLGDETMFEVLEKLEKPECRQAFIKLKPERRRGWIEQLTSLP; encoded by the exons ATGGCAGACCCATCCGCTGCTGAGGGTTTGAAGTTATCATGGACTGCACCATTAGAAAAGcagtttattgattttttgttggAAGAAAAAGCTAAAGGGAACATTCCTAAtgggaaaatgaagaaaaaacgTTGGCCATTTGTCACAGATGTGTTTATCCAACGAACCGGAAAACACTGTCGCCAGGAGCAAATAACCGAAAAATTTAAACGGCTTAAACAGAAATACCGTGCGTTTTCCCTACTAATTGGTAGATTCGGAATGGAATGTGATCTTGTTACCAACACCGTCACAGGTAGTGAAGCGGCGTGGTCAGAAGCAGTGGCC TTGAACCCTAGGTGCAAGGGCTTTTATAAAAAGGGGCTGGACCACTATGAGTTGCTAAGACAGCTCTTCCACACGGGCATGGCAACCGGATTTTTACAAACATCCTCTGTGCAGGGAGTACATGTCAGTGTTGAACCTTATAGTTCAGATGATGTGGTCAAGCTTCCCCCCCCAGATATGGGGCAATGCAGCAACCCAAAAGGGAAGCAGCCAGCTCACCCCGACACCTCAACCGGGAAGAAGAGGAAAGCTGGGTCCTTTGATAGAGCCACTAATGCTATCGTGGAGACGGAGATGTCAAGAATATCGCGTGATAAGGACAGCGAAAGTCGAAAAACCATAGATTCTGCACAAGTTCTTGATCCCTTATCAATGGTAATGGCCACGGAAATTGTGAACTCTATGTTTGACTCTCTTGGTGATGAAACCATGTTCGAGGTCCTCGAAAAATTAGAAAAGCCCGAATGCAGGCAAgctttcatcaaattgaaaccGGAAAGACGACGGGGCTGGATTGAGCAATTGACTAGTTTACCCTAG
- the LOC126691989 gene encoding midasin-like, which translates to MYGNLKISSLQAVQNGFWVVFEDVDKAPSDVQSIILPLLEGAKSFSNGHREVENLVFFGGKVMIVPPSKEDLQNIIKAWYPNLEPISEKLIGTFERVNSSPVHQLAGFHPRNSAVSFLSRFSLRDLLKWCKRILGLIRL; encoded by the exons ATGTACGGTAACCTCAAAATTTCTTCTCTACAGGCTGTTCAGAATGGATTTTGGGTTGTATTTGAGGATGTTGACAAAGCACCATCTGATGTGCAATCCATCATACTACCTTTGCTGGAAGGTGCAAAATCATTTTCAAATGGGCATAGGGAG GTGGAAAACTTGGTGTTTTTTGGAGGAAAAGTGATGATTGTGCCTCCAAGTAAGGAAGACttgcaaaatataataaaagccTGGTATCCAAATTTAGAGCCAATTTCTGAGAAACTCATAG GAACCTTTGAAAGGGTTAACTCTTCTCCTGTACATCAACTAGCGGGATTCCACCCCAGAAATTCTGCTGTTAGTTTTCTCAGCAGATTCTCATTAAG GGATCTTCTTAAATGGTGCAAGCGAATCTTAGGTTTAATTAGGCTTTAG
- the LOC126692000 gene encoding uncharacterized protein LOC126692000 isoform X1, which produces MELVSSFSVFAPSSSSSSNDVPAPKMADPSAAEGLKLSWTAPLEKQFIDFLLEEKAKGNIPNGKMKKKRWPFVTDVFIQRTGKHCRQEQITEKFKRLKQKYRAFSLLIGRFGMECDLVTNTVTGSEAAWSEAVALNPRCKGFYKKGLDHYELLRQLFHTGMATGFLQTSSVQGVHVSVEPYSSDDVVKLPPPDMGQCSNPKGKQPAHPDTSTGKKRKAGSFDRATNAIVETEMSRISRDKDSESRKTIDSAQVLDPLSMVMATEIVNSMFDSLGDETMFEVLEKLEKPECRQAFIKLKPERRRGWIEQLTSLP; this is translated from the exons ATGGAGCTCGTTTCGTCCTTCTCAGTCTTTGCACCATCTTCATCATCCTCCTCCAACGACGTTCCTGCACCTAAG ATGGCAGACCCATCCGCTGCTGAGGGTTTGAAGTTATCATGGACTGCACCATTAGAAAAGcagtttattgattttttgttggAAGAAAAAGCTAAAGGGAACATTCCTAAtgggaaaatgaagaaaaaacgTTGGCCATTTGTCACAGATGTGTTTATCCAACGAACCGGAAAACACTGTCGCCAGGAGCAAATAACCGAAAAATTTAAACGGCTTAAACAGAAATACCGTGCGTTTTCCCTACTAATTGGTAGATTCGGAATGGAATGTGATCTTGTTACCAACACCGTCACAGGTAGTGAAGCGGCGTGGTCAGAAGCAGTGGCC TTGAACCCTAGGTGCAAGGGCTTTTATAAAAAGGGGCTGGACCACTATGAGTTGCTAAGACAGCTCTTCCACACGGGCATGGCAACCGGATTTTTACAAACATCCTCTGTGCAGGGAGTACATGTCAGTGTTGAACCTTATAGTTCAGATGATGTGGTCAAGCTTCCCCCCCCAGATATGGGGCAATGCAGCAACCCAAAAGGGAAGCAGCCAGCTCACCCCGACACCTCAACCGGGAAGAAGAGGAAAGCTGGGTCCTTTGATAGAGCCACTAATGCTATCGTGGAGACGGAGATGTCAAGAATATCGCGTGATAAGGACAGCGAAAGTCGAAAAACCATAGATTCTGCACAAGTTCTTGATCCCTTATCAATGGTAATGGCCACGGAAATTGTGAACTCTATGTTTGACTCTCTTGGTGATGAAACCATGTTCGAGGTCCTCGAAAAATTAGAAAAGCCCGAATGCAGGCAAgctttcatcaaattgaaaccGGAAAGACGACGGGGCTGGATTGAGCAATTGACTAGTTTACCCTAG